From Cricetulus griseus strain 17A/GY chromosome 1 unlocalized genomic scaffold, alternate assembly CriGri-PICRH-1.0 chr1_0, whole genome shotgun sequence, a single genomic window includes:
- the LOC103163856 gene encoding 40S ribosomal protein S12-like: MAMEGPAAAAAAAAAAAAGVAAAAGTEMDVNTALEEVLKTALVHDGLARGIHEAAKALGKRQAHLCVLASNCDKPMYIKLVESLCSEHKINLIKVDDNKKLGEWVGLCKTDRKGKPRKVIGCSCVVVKNYGEESQAKDVIEEYFKCKK; this comes from the coding sequence ATGGCCATGGAaggccctgctgctgctgctgctgctgctgctgctgctgctgctggagttgctgctgctgctggaacCGAAATGGACGTCAACACTGCTTTGGAAGAGGTGCTGAAGACCGCCCTGGTCCACGATGGCCTGGCACGAGGAATTCATGAAGCTGCCAAAGCCTTAGGCAAGCGCCAAGCCCATCTTTGCGTGCTTGCATCCAACTGTGATAAACCTATGTACATCAAGTTGGTGGAATCCCTTTGTTCTGAGCACAAAATCAACCTAATTAAGGTTGATGACAACAAGAAACTAGGGGAGTGGGTAGGCCTCTGCAAAACTGACCGAAAGGGGAAACCCCGTAAAGTGATAGGCTGCAGTTGTGTGGTGGTTAAGAACTATGGCGAAGAGTCTCAGGCTAAAGACGTCATTGAAGAGTACTTCAAATGCAAGAAATGA
- the Arl1 gene encoding ADP-ribosylation factor-like protein 1 isoform X2 — MGGFFSSIFSSLFGTREMRILILGLDGAGKTTILYRLQVGEVVTTIPTIGFNVETVTYKNLKFQVWDLGGQTSIRPYWRCYYSNTDAVIYVVDSCDRDRIGISKSELVAMLEEEELRKAILVVFANKQDMEQAMTPSEMANALGLPALKDRKWQIFKTSATKGTGLDEAMEWLVETLKSRQ, encoded by the exons ATGG GTGgctttttctcaagtattttttcCAGTCTCTTTGGAACCAGGGAAATGAGGATCTTAATTTTGGGATTAGatggtgctgggaaaacaacAATTTTGTACAGATTACAGGTTGGAGAGGTTGTTACTACTATTCCCA CTATTGGATTTAATGTAGAGACCGTGACATACAAAAACCTTAAATTCCAAGTTTGGGACTTGGGAGGACAGACAAGTATCAG GCCATACTGGAGATGTTACTATTCAAACACAGACGCAGTCATCTATGTAGTTGACAGTTGTGACCGAGACCGAATTGGCATTTCCAAGTCAGAGTTAGTTGCAATGTTGGAG gaAGAAGAGCTGAGAAAGGCCATTTTAGTGGTGTTTGCAAATAAGCAGGACATGGAGCAGGCCATGACACCCTCAGAAATGGCAAATGCACTTGGGTTACCTGCTCTGAAGGACCGAAAGtggcaaatatttaaaacatcagCAACCAAAGGCACTGGTCTTGATGAAGCCATGGAATG GTTAGTTGAAACGCTGAAAAGCAGACAGTAA